Within the Emys orbicularis isolate rEmyOrb1 chromosome 5, rEmyOrb1.hap1, whole genome shotgun sequence genome, the region GTGTTAATCCTAATGAATCATGATTGTACTCTTCCTTAAAGAAACAGACAACTCAATTTAAACCAGTAATAGCTTAAACTCTAAACCAGTAACTGGCAAATTTTGGTAACTTAGATCAGCAGTTATTGAACTTCTTCCGATGGGAATCTATTTGAGAGATAATAAATTTGCAGGAGGCTACTGTCAAACAAAATTGATCACAAACACAGTATATAAAAACAGGGAAATTTTATTAGTTCATGTAATCTTCAGTGCAAAATTATGACTATCctaaaatttatttttacaacagcgctgttgtttcttttttttctgtatgtcattctttttttttttttttcctttttcagttgTGCTGTTGTGAATGGGTCAGTCTGTTGTTTCCAGCAATGCTCCATCTTCTGTTGTGATTATCAAAGCACTAATACTAGCGATATACCAATAAGTTGTTAACACCTATTACCCACAAAATTCATTGTATCTAAAAAGTCAAGATTAATGCAAAATACAaccaaaataatttaataaatagATAGTAAATTGTATTTATTCCTTTCTATAGCCGAAATCAATAACCTCTATTTCTTGCTCTGAAAAAGTACATGGTGAGTGAGTACTGTACTTTGTTCTGACACTGCAATAAATGACCTCAAGATTCATATTTAAAATTCTTTACTAATCTGAAAGTGGTGCGGTATTCAGGCCATGAATACCTTATTATACCTCTCCCTTATTATACACTTTCCCATCAACTTCTCCTGAAGGGTGATACAACAAGGACAGCTTGCTTCCAAGTATGCCTGCTGCCTTAGAACACTACTTCTCTCTCCAGAGTCAGTCATCCTCCGGAAAAGCCAGTGGCTTTTAGTCCAAACATTTTATTCTTTGGCTGTTTGTATGCTCCTCCAAGGATTCCTGCTTCAGCTGGTCTTAATGACAGGCCTGTGCGTGCAGCTTAATCTTTGTGTGCATACACATGTATGCctctgttttgctttttctttctttttttttgttttgtatttcatGTTCAAGCCAGGAGATTGGAAATTCATAGCACCAGGTTCCTGCACTTAAGTGCTTTACCTATGATGTCCACTGTGAGTGCAATTGACTACAATCACTAAGTCTTAACCAATTTCACTCACAGCAGGCATCACAAGTGAAGTGCTTCTGAGCTGTTGCTACTTTTGTCCTGTTGACAGCTAACATCAGTTAGCAGAACTATCTTTTTCCGGTTGACTCCAGCTTGAGACCTAGTGGTTAGATAGAACAAAGCAAAATCAAAATAACCCCTTTATTGCTGCTTTTTTTATAAAGCTCCTTATGGTGACAGTTGCCGTTGCCATTCTAAATTATGATTGTGGCATATTACTCAGAATATCTTAGAAACTGCTGATGGCATATGTACAATTAGTGGAACATTGTAGGCTAAATTTCTGCATAAAAAgagaataaaattattttatttagtgAGAAGTTCAGAGGCGGAACAGAATAAGTAATTACCATATTATATTGATGGTATgcatggggtttttgtttttgttttcagttgtagAAGCATTTTTCTTGAGTGAGACAACTAAGCGGTACTTAGAAGTTGAACTCTGTCCGTAAGTACAGTGCTtttctattgtttttaaaatgtcaccttaTATTTTCAATGCCATTATATTAGCATTTCTAATATTCACTCAGACACACATAAGTGTGGAGGTGTGGTAGGGAATACAACAGTTGTGGAAGCTACTTCAGCCCTGAGATATGTATGAGTTCCCATTACATATGTGAATATAGGAGTATACTAATAGTTTACTTCAGTTGAATAACGTTGTTGCTCTATTTTAATATGGTCAGCCATGGACAACATTTATTGCTGTTGCTTTCTGGCAGAAGAAGAGTATGGAAAGTAAGTGATAAAATGCTTTCCATAAAAGTATGGAAAATTAACATCCTTTCTTAGTATCTAGTTGATCTTTATCTTTCAAATAAGAAACTgcctttcttttgctttttttattgCTCTAACATAGCAAGAACTTGCTTTAACATTTGAAGTGTCCAGAACAGAAACCAAATGGGAAGGCAGAGCTCATCTCCCTTGGAGTTATTTTCCACCATGCACTGACAAGTTTAATGCATTTGCAATTCATGGATCAGAAGCAAAGAGAACATATGAAGCACTTTACCCTGTGCCTCAGCATGAAATACAGAAAGGACAGAAACCGGATTTGTAAGTAGAAAATTACCTCATCTGCATCACAATATATAATAGGAGTCTTGGGGAAATTTTTGTAAAATGGAGTTCATTTAGTTATAAATTTAAGACTACCATCCTAGTGCTTTAATTATGCTGCTAAGCACCAGTTTCACAAGCACTCTGCTGTGTGTAAAGAGCTTTGTGGCAGATAGCTGTAATTAGAGATTGATTTTTACTGCTATCCCTTAAGTGCATAGCAAATGATGCTTTCAACACCAATGGCATCTGTTTCATCACCTTTCTCAACAAGATCAATAATTTGATTGTCCCACGGTTCCCTGCCTAGAACACCCTTTGAAATGCCAACCAGTAATAATCTTACTATCTGCATCTCCAGTGGACCTGCTTTGTTTCTTCTCTACTATTCATGACAGCCCTGGCCTAGTTTCTCATTTTGGAATTGATTGCAGTAAAGGGGGACTGACTAAATCAGTTGAAAGAGATTGTAATATTAAAAGAACAGACAACATCAACAGAAAAAGAGACAAGCATGACCTCACCCGGATTCCATTTTGGGCCTATTTATTGCCCTGACCATGAAGTGAACTCAGACAACGATGAACTGGGTTATAATACTAATTGCTACTTCTGTGCAGTAAGCCTTCTGATATTTGTGTTGTTTAAGAAGAATGCCTTATCATCTTTTGCAGCAAACAAGGGAGTGCTAGAAGGATTTTATGGGGGAAGGAAAGAATTTATGGAATATCTAACAATATTTGTGTGAATTATCCCCAAACCTTGGTATGGGGGAGCATCCCGCATATAAATAGATTATTTATTgcaatttcagttttgttttgtaattcATCTTTACTATTGATTTTTGACTCTTCAGAGTTAAATCAAGTGAAGAAAGATCAAAGGTTatttgaaaagggggggggggaaatctttcccTTTAACAGTTATGTGATACTAGCATAGTGTGAGCTGTATTACATGATTTACTGGCTGGTACTTATGACTACAGCATATGTAATGGAAAGAAGACATCTAGTATTCTAATGCTCCAGTAGAGTGGCCCAAAGGGATATACCAAGCAAGGATTTTTACAGGGTTTTAATCAGGATTTTATGCATAGCTTTAATTTCATTCTTGTGTAAATGGGAAAGAGAGATTTCAAGCCCTGTGTACCCATCCCTCTTATACCAGCTTCATTTTACTCCCCTCTGTTTTTTTCTGCCTTTGATGTCGttttcctcttttccttttcctccaaaTCCCCTGTTCATGTTTACTAACGTTCTCCAAccgtttcccccaccccaccattgctctaaaagtaaattaataataataattaatggaaatAAGCCGTGTTCCCATCATTCTCATTCTTGcctatttggggagggggaaggagggagaaactTGGCTAAGTACTGTCTTTGGACTAGATCTTGAGCTTTAAGTCACATCACTGGTGAATTCTGGACATAGAGCCAGTATAACAGGCAAGGAGAGGGTCATTCCAGTGACAGCGGTGATCCTCTAATAGTCAGGGTCCTACACCAGATTCCCTCTCTACTGCTAACCTGGAAGATGTGGTTGGAGGCAAGGGTGAAGTGGGTATCCCTTTTTACTGGACTGATTCACCAACTGCAGTTTCAGCCTCCATTAGCAGCCAATGTCCATTAGATCAGCCATCAGGCTGCTTTTACTTAAGTTTGGAAACTGGCCCAGTGCACAACAGCTCAAAGTTATTCGTAACTTCTCAGTGTAAAGAAACAAATCTCATACCCGGAGTAATTTCCCGCCTCCCCATTTTATTTACAGCCATCGCTTGGAATTTTTCAAACAACTTAACCTGAAGGTGTTAATGGGAGAAGATTGGAAACAGCCTGAATCAGATCTGTGGATGTCAACTGATTAGATAAATGTATAAAAAAATTAGATATTTGATATGATTCCAGGTGGTTGAAGCTATAGGAACCAACCTCTTCAGCTAAACTGTGATAAGAGCTTTAGTATGCCTTTATAAATGTCATAAAAAATGAGGGTTTGAAAGCCTTTTTAAGCACCAAAAAAAGTcaatctttttaaaaagtctattaTCTGCAGCAGTTACATCTAAAAATCATGGGTCAATGGTAGAGGCTTCTTTTGTATTACCTCATCAAGATACAAATGTGGAACTCGCATGTTCATGTAAGATGGAGGTGAGTCCATTTAAGTCATTCAGTCTATGCCCTTGGGCCTGCTAGTGCAGAGAAAAAGATACTCTAACTAGGGTTGTACATCTAGGTTATATTTATTCAGGTTAGAGTTCTTGGAAAAATCCAATGTTTGAGCTGGAATATCTCAGGTTATACAGTATAATCTCCGCATTTCTCCCTTACATTGAGAGATCTCCAAATATTTAGAGAGATTTTTCACTGCTACATGGTTTTTCATAACTGTTGCCATTGTGATTCCTGTTACCACTGGTAATTAAGTGGTAAATCTGTCCTATTAACTGAATCTTGAGCTTTTTCATAGTATTTATGTAACATTACCTGACTTGTATGTTATGGAATGCTGATTCTACGATGGGGTTTGTTATATTGTATTTAACAACGATTATGACATAACAGAGTTGCACAATTAATAAGGTAACCAAAATAGAATAATTATTCTTTCCTCAGTGTCTTGTTCTGGGGGATGTATAGAATTCCCttatgtattaaaaaataaaaataaaattgtagagTGTAGGTTCTTTGGGATATGACCCATGCTTtcttgtgtttgtatagtgcctagcacatggTGGAGTTCCACCAGTAACAAGTACAGTAATAACTAACTGAACATGTACTATACATATGGAGGCagtatggtccagtggatagggcaccagACTGGAGTCAGGAAACTTGGGTTTTAATATCCCCTGTGACATGCAGCCTACTTCCCTGACATCCAGTGCTGCTagcctcaggccaggtctacacttaaaaattagatcgacataactacattgctcagggctgtgaaaaatttcacactctgtgcaatgtagttaggttgacctaagtcgACACAAGAATTCTTCTATCtctgagaggtggattacctatcaTCACCTATTATCAATGGAAACCCCGCCTCTATCAACATAGCAAGCATTTACAATGCCACAGCGGCAAAACTGCAGCATCGTAACTGTACCACAGTATCCACGCTAGTGTAAATGTGGCCTCGGTTTCCTTTTAGCAGATtggggtcagactaggtgatcacaatgctGGGTGAGTTGGGAGCATTGGCCCTCCAGCC harbors:
- the LOC135879007 gene encoding UPF0462 protein C4orf33-like → MEFKIEHTWDSLPVSHEPVTVRLKSGSAGLLMEVSAPFFNDPPAPLGEPGKPFSGLWDYEVVEAFFLSETTKRYLEVELCPHGQHLLLLLSGRRRVWKQELALTFEVSRTETKWEGRAHLPWSYFPPCTDKFNAFAIHGSEAKRTYEALYPVPQHEIQKGQKPDFHRLEFFKQLNLKVLMGEDWKQPESDLWMSTD